A single genomic interval of Pyrus communis chromosome 7, drPyrComm1.1, whole genome shotgun sequence harbors:
- the LOC137739085 gene encoding phosphatidylinositol 4-kinase beta 1-like isoform X1, whose protein sequence is MDGTILKLRLGSSKVQGESPREITSRTNLSSDTGENGWLIRFFDSAFFCEWIAVSYLYKHDHAGVRDYLCNRMYTLPLSGIESYLFQICYMSVHKPSPSLDKFVIDMCSKSLKIALKVHWFLLAELEDSDDNEGINRIQEKCQIAATLMGEWPPLVPPQNESASPGSKNQVLNRILSSKQKLLSLTSSPPAQRSFSFSPSSGNNLQEDGAPFSPDENKIFKKFIPGPKVRDALLFRKSVEKDDDDSEKDGFFKRLLRDSRGDDETGSKLRDSLLFRKSSEKDDDAGKDGFFKRLLRDSKGDDEELTSSSEGFFKRLFRDSKSDSDDKSISKSVDDEEKEGFFRKLFKDKSEDKKDRIDRNEDEDAPYSEEKGSKSAEDDEKEGFFRKFFRDKFDDKKDGNDKTEEGSANGDEEEPSDFSLFRRLFRVHPEDAKSIAANENSSTGGLPESSPGTENFFRKLFRDRDRSVEDSELFGSRRHKEKRPGSPKQQNEKSSVKPPLPNGTTSQYRKGAYHESLDFVQSLCDTSYGLVDIFPIEDRKSALRESLAEINLHIAEAQNSGGVCFPMGKGMYRVVYIPEDEAVLLNSREKAPYLICVEVLKSEITGNAKDISGSQKLSRGGIPLANGDALLQRPPPWAYPLWTVQEVYRNSNDRMSSSTAQAIDQAMSHTSEAKATFVTVKISVENKLHSHTVKAENISRNYQRREAATCASKEAQESDLQWVRVVLTADPGVRMEDIEDQGPPRRKEHRRVPSTVAIEEAKAAAAKGEAPPGLPLKGAGQDSSDAQPMANGGTPKASNALSGELWEVKKERLRKASVHGKLPGWDLQSVIVKSGDDCRQEHLAVQLISHFYDIFQEAGLPLWLRPYEILVTSSYTALIETIPDTASIHSIKSRYPNITSLRDFFAAKYQENSPSFKLAQRNFVESMAGYSLVCYLLQIKDRHNGNLLMDEEGHIVHIDFGFMLSNSPGGVNFESAPFKLTRELLEVMDSDAEGVPSEFFDYFKVLCIQGFLTCRKHAERIILLVEMLQDSGFPCFKGGARTIQNLRKRFHLSLTEEQCVSLVLSLISSSLDAWRTRQYDYYQRVLNGIL, encoded by the exons ATGGATGGCACCATTTTAAAACTCCGCCTCGGGTCCTCAAAAGTCCAGGGAGAGTCGCCCCGTGAGATCACCTCTCGGACGAACCTGTCGAGTGACACCGGTGAGAATGGGTGGCTCATACGGTTCTTTGACTCAGCATTTTTCTGCGAATGGATCGCTGTTAGCTACCTGTACAAGCATGATCACGCGGGGGTGCGTGACTACCTCTGTAATCGAATGTACACTCTTCCCTTATCAGGTATCGAGAGCTACTTGTTCCAGATATGTTACATGTCAGTGCACAAGCCTAGCCCATCTTTGGATAAGTTTGTTATTGATATGTGCTCTAAGTCGCTTAAGATAGCACTGAAGGTGCATTGGTTTTTATTGGCGGAGCTTGAAGACTCAGATGATAATGAAGGAATTAATAGGATTCAGGAGAAGTGTCAGATTGCAGCCACTTTGATGGGTGAGTGGCCACCTTTGGTACCTCCTCAAAATGAGTCAGCTAGCCCTGGGAGCAAGAACCAGGTATTGAATAGAATATTGTCATCAAAACAGAAATTGTTGTCACTAACGTCTTCACCACCTGCCCAGAGGTCTTTTTCTTTCTCGCCTTCATCGGGAAACAATCTGCAGGAGGATGGTGCTCCCTTCTCTCCCGATGAgaacaaaatttttaaaaaattcattccAGGGCCAAAGGTTCGGGATGCATTGCTCTTTAGAAAGTCAGTGGAGAAAGATGATGATGACTCTGAAAAAGATGGGTTCTTTAAGAGGCTTTTAAGAGACAGTAGAGGTGATGATGAGACAGGTTCTAAGCTTAGAGATTCTTTGCTCTTTAGGAAGTCCTCAGAGAAGGATGATGATGCAGGGAAGGATGGCTTCTTTAAGAGGCTATTAAGGGATAGTAAAGGCGACGATGAGGAATTGACATCAAGCTCAGAGGGGTTTTTTAAGAGATTGTTTCGTGATAGTAAGAGTGATTCTGATGATAAATCAATCTCTAAATCAGTGGacgatgaagaaaaagaaggtttCTTCCGGAAGCTTTTCAAAGATAAGTCTGAGGACAAGAAGGACCGGATTGATAGGAATGAGGATGAAGATGCCCCATACTCTGAAGAAAAAGGTTCGAAATCTGCTGAAGATGATGAAAAAGAGGGGTTCTTCCGAAAATTCTTCAGGGATAAGTTTGACGACAAGAAAGATGGGAATGATAAAACTGAGGAAGGGAGTGccaatggagatgaagaagAGCCGTCTGACTTTTCATTGTTTCGAAGATTGTTCCGTGTGCATCCTGAAGATGCGAAAAGTATTGCTGCAAATGAAAACAGCAGTACTGGTGGCTTGCCAGAAAGTAGTCCAGGGACTGAGAATTTTTTTCGCAAATTGTTTAGAGATCGTGACCGTTCAGTTGAAGACTCGGAGCTATTTGGTTCAAGAAGACACAAAGAG AAACGCCCTGGTTCACCAAAGCAACAAAATGAAAAGTCAAGTGTGAAACCCCCACTTCCAAATGGTACAACATCCCAATACCGTAAAGGGGCTTATCATGAGTCGCTGGACTTTGTGCAGTCACTATGTGACACGTCTTATGGCTTAGTGGATATATTTCCAATTGAGGATCGCAAGAGTGCTCTTCGTGAG TCACTTGCGGAGATCAATTTGCACATTGCTGAAGCTCAAAATAGTGGAG GAGTTTGCTTTCCAATGGGGAAGGGGATGTATCGCGTGGTTTATATACCAGAAGATGAAGCTGTTCTTTTGAATTCTAGGGAAAAGGCACCGTATCTCATATGTGTTGAAGTCCTGAAAAGTGAAATTACAGG CAATGCAAAGGACATATCTGGTTCTCAAAAGCTTTCTCGAGGGGGAATTCCTTTAGCAAATGGGGATGCACTTCTGCAAAGACCGCCTCCGTGGGCATATCCTTTGTGGACTGTCCAGGAGGTCTATCGCAATAGTAATGATAGGATGTCGAGTTCAACCGCTCAAGCAATTGACCAGGCAATGTCACATACGTCCGAGGCAAAAGCGACATTTGTTACTGTAAAAATATCTGTGGAGAATAAATTGCATAGTCATACAGTAAAAGCAGAGAATATATCAAGGAATTATCAACGTAGAGAGGCTGCGACTTGTGCATCAAAAGAAGCACAAGAGAGTGATTTGCAGTGGGTGAGGGTGGTGCTTACAGCAGATCCTGGTGTTAGGATGGAGGACATTGAGGATCAAGGCCCACCTCGGCGGAAGGAACACCGTCGTGTTCCAAGTACAGTGGCTATAGAGGAAGCAAAG GCTGCTGCAGCAAAAGGAGAAGCACCTCCTGGACTTCCTCTGAAAGGGGCTGGTCAGGATTCATCAGATGCACAGCCAATG GCTAATGGTGGTACTCCCAAAGCCAGCAATGCCTTGTCTGGCGAACTTTGGGAGGTAAAGAAGGAGAGATTAAGAAAAGCTTCAGTTCATGGAAAGTTACCTGGTTGGGACTTGCAGTCG GTTATCGTGAAGAGTGGTGATGATTGTAGGCAGGAGCATCTTGCTGTGCAACTTATTTCTCACTTTTATG ATATATTCCAAGAAGCTGGTCTTCCTCTCTGGTTGCGCCCTTATGAAATCTTAGTTACTTCTTCTTACACAGCTCTCATTGAAACAATTCCAGATACG GCTTCAATTCATTCTATCAAAAGTAGATATCCGAACATCACGAGCTTGCGAGACTTCTTTGCTGCTAAGTACCAAGAAAATTCTCCAAGTTTTAAACTTGCTCAG AGGAATTTTGTTGAAAGTATGGCTGGGTATTCTCTAGTTTGTTACCTTCTGCAG ATAAAGGATAGGCACAATGGGAACCTCTTAATGGATGAAGAAGGTCATATTGTACATATTGATTTCGGTTTCATGCTCTCCAATTCGCCTGGGGGTGTAAATTTTGAGAGTGCTCCATTCAAATTAACACGTGAACTTCTTGAG GTCATGGATTCTGATGCTGAGGGAGTTCCTAGCGAGTTCTTTGATTATTTTAAG GTTTTGTGCATTCAAGGGTTCCTTACATGTCGGAAGCATGCAGAACGCATTATTCTTCTTGTTGAGATGTTGCAG GACTCTGGTTTTCCATGCTTTAAAGGTGGTGCACGAACAATACAGAATCTGCGGAAACGGTTTCACTTGAGTTTAACAGAAGAG CAATGCGTATCCTTGGTGCTTTCTTTGATCAGCAGCAGCTTGGATGCATGGCGAACAAGGCAGTATGATTATTATCAGAGGGTTTTGAACGGAATATTGTGA
- the LOC137739085 gene encoding phosphatidylinositol 4-kinase beta 1-like isoform X2, which yields MDGTILKLRLGSSKVQGESPREITSRTNLSSDTGENGWLIRFFDSAFFCEWIAVSYLYKHDHAGVRDYLCNRMYTLPLSGIESYLFQICYMSVHKPSPSLDKFVIDMCSKSLKIALKVHWFLLAELEDSDDNEGINRIQEKCQIAATLMGEWPPLVPPQNESASPGSKNQVLNRILSSKQKLLSLTSSPPAQRSFSFSPSSGNNLQEDGAPFSPDENKIFKKFIPGPKVRDALLFRKSVEKDDDDSEKDGFFKRLLRDSRGDDETGSKLRDSLLFRKSSEKDDDAGKDGFFKRLLRDSKGDDEELTSSSEGFFKRLFRDSKSDSDDKSISKSVDDEEKEGFFRKLFKDKSEDKKDRIDRNEDEDAPYSEEKGSKSAEDDEKEGFFRKFFRDKFDDKKDGNDKTEEGSANGDEEEPSDFSLFRRLFRVHPEDAKSIAANENSSTGGLPESSPGTENFFRKLFRDRDRSVEDSELFGSRRHKEKRPGSPKQQNEKSSVKPPLPNGTTSQYRKGAYHESLDFVQSLCDTSYGLVDIFPIEDRKSALRESLAEINLHIAEAQNSGGVCFPMGKGMYRVVYIPEDEAVLLNSREKAPYLICVEVLKSEITGNAKDISGSQKLSRGGIPLANGDALLQRPPPWAYPLWTVQEVYRNSNDRMSSSTAQAIDQAMSHTSEAKATFVTVKISVENKLHSHTVKAENISRNYQRREAATCASKEAQESDLQWVRVVLTADPGVRMEDIEDQGPPRRKEHRRVPSTVAIEEAKAAAAKGEAPPGLPLKGAGQDSSDAQPMANGGTPKASNALSGELWEVKKERLRKASVHGKLPGWDLQSEKQKCKAPPKTGPSFTPPPLPIP from the exons ATGGATGGCACCATTTTAAAACTCCGCCTCGGGTCCTCAAAAGTCCAGGGAGAGTCGCCCCGTGAGATCACCTCTCGGACGAACCTGTCGAGTGACACCGGTGAGAATGGGTGGCTCATACGGTTCTTTGACTCAGCATTTTTCTGCGAATGGATCGCTGTTAGCTACCTGTACAAGCATGATCACGCGGGGGTGCGTGACTACCTCTGTAATCGAATGTACACTCTTCCCTTATCAGGTATCGAGAGCTACTTGTTCCAGATATGTTACATGTCAGTGCACAAGCCTAGCCCATCTTTGGATAAGTTTGTTATTGATATGTGCTCTAAGTCGCTTAAGATAGCACTGAAGGTGCATTGGTTTTTATTGGCGGAGCTTGAAGACTCAGATGATAATGAAGGAATTAATAGGATTCAGGAGAAGTGTCAGATTGCAGCCACTTTGATGGGTGAGTGGCCACCTTTGGTACCTCCTCAAAATGAGTCAGCTAGCCCTGGGAGCAAGAACCAGGTATTGAATAGAATATTGTCATCAAAACAGAAATTGTTGTCACTAACGTCTTCACCACCTGCCCAGAGGTCTTTTTCTTTCTCGCCTTCATCGGGAAACAATCTGCAGGAGGATGGTGCTCCCTTCTCTCCCGATGAgaacaaaatttttaaaaaattcattccAGGGCCAAAGGTTCGGGATGCATTGCTCTTTAGAAAGTCAGTGGAGAAAGATGATGATGACTCTGAAAAAGATGGGTTCTTTAAGAGGCTTTTAAGAGACAGTAGAGGTGATGATGAGACAGGTTCTAAGCTTAGAGATTCTTTGCTCTTTAGGAAGTCCTCAGAGAAGGATGATGATGCAGGGAAGGATGGCTTCTTTAAGAGGCTATTAAGGGATAGTAAAGGCGACGATGAGGAATTGACATCAAGCTCAGAGGGGTTTTTTAAGAGATTGTTTCGTGATAGTAAGAGTGATTCTGATGATAAATCAATCTCTAAATCAGTGGacgatgaagaaaaagaaggtttCTTCCGGAAGCTTTTCAAAGATAAGTCTGAGGACAAGAAGGACCGGATTGATAGGAATGAGGATGAAGATGCCCCATACTCTGAAGAAAAAGGTTCGAAATCTGCTGAAGATGATGAAAAAGAGGGGTTCTTCCGAAAATTCTTCAGGGATAAGTTTGACGACAAGAAAGATGGGAATGATAAAACTGAGGAAGGGAGTGccaatggagatgaagaagAGCCGTCTGACTTTTCATTGTTTCGAAGATTGTTCCGTGTGCATCCTGAAGATGCGAAAAGTATTGCTGCAAATGAAAACAGCAGTACTGGTGGCTTGCCAGAAAGTAGTCCAGGGACTGAGAATTTTTTTCGCAAATTGTTTAGAGATCGTGACCGTTCAGTTGAAGACTCGGAGCTATTTGGTTCAAGAAGACACAAAGAG AAACGCCCTGGTTCACCAAAGCAACAAAATGAAAAGTCAAGTGTGAAACCCCCACTTCCAAATGGTACAACATCCCAATACCGTAAAGGGGCTTATCATGAGTCGCTGGACTTTGTGCAGTCACTATGTGACACGTCTTATGGCTTAGTGGATATATTTCCAATTGAGGATCGCAAGAGTGCTCTTCGTGAG TCACTTGCGGAGATCAATTTGCACATTGCTGAAGCTCAAAATAGTGGAG GAGTTTGCTTTCCAATGGGGAAGGGGATGTATCGCGTGGTTTATATACCAGAAGATGAAGCTGTTCTTTTGAATTCTAGGGAAAAGGCACCGTATCTCATATGTGTTGAAGTCCTGAAAAGTGAAATTACAGG CAATGCAAAGGACATATCTGGTTCTCAAAAGCTTTCTCGAGGGGGAATTCCTTTAGCAAATGGGGATGCACTTCTGCAAAGACCGCCTCCGTGGGCATATCCTTTGTGGACTGTCCAGGAGGTCTATCGCAATAGTAATGATAGGATGTCGAGTTCAACCGCTCAAGCAATTGACCAGGCAATGTCACATACGTCCGAGGCAAAAGCGACATTTGTTACTGTAAAAATATCTGTGGAGAATAAATTGCATAGTCATACAGTAAAAGCAGAGAATATATCAAGGAATTATCAACGTAGAGAGGCTGCGACTTGTGCATCAAAAGAAGCACAAGAGAGTGATTTGCAGTGGGTGAGGGTGGTGCTTACAGCAGATCCTGGTGTTAGGATGGAGGACATTGAGGATCAAGGCCCACCTCGGCGGAAGGAACACCGTCGTGTTCCAAGTACAGTGGCTATAGAGGAAGCAAAG GCTGCTGCAGCAAAAGGAGAAGCACCTCCTGGACTTCCTCTGAAAGGGGCTGGTCAGGATTCATCAGATGCACAGCCAATG GCTAATGGTGGTACTCCCAAAGCCAGCAATGCCTTGTCTGGCGAACTTTGGGAGGTAAAGAAGGAGAGATTAAGAAAAGCTTCAGTTCATGGAAAGTTACCTGGTTGGGACTTGCAGTCG GAAAAACAGAAGTGTAAAGCACCACCCAAAACTGGACCGTCTTTCACACCTCCTCCACTTCCAATCCCCTAA